A region of Photobacterium sanguinicancri DNA encodes the following proteins:
- a CDS encoding type B 50S ribosomal protein L31 — MKSGIHPEYRTVVFHDTSVDKYFLIGSTLQTERTITWQDGKDYPYYTLDVSSESHPFYTGKQRVISSEGRMANFNRRFGQIGSAKG; from the coding sequence ATGAAATCGGGTATCCATCCTGAATACCGCACTGTCGTTTTTCACGACACCAGCGTTGATAAATATTTTCTGATTGGATCAACACTTCAAACAGAGCGCACGATCACTTGGCAAGATGGCAAGGATTACCCGTATTACACCTTAGATGTGTCGTCAGAATCGCATCCGTTTTATACCGGTAAGCAGCGTGTTATTTCTTCTGAAGGGCGTATGGCTAACTTTAACCGTCGCTTTGGACAAATTGGTTCAGCAAAAGGATAA
- the tsaA gene encoding tRNA (N6-threonylcarbamoyladenosine(37)-N6)-methyltransferase TrmO, with the protein MSVSIEPVGVIHSPYKEKFAVPRQPGLVPSARAEIVLQGDANTAEAVRGLEQFSHLWLLFLFDQNLEAGWRPTVRPPRLGGNERIGVFASRATFRPNGIGMSAVELKGVRQQNGNVIIELGGVDLVDGTPIVDIKPYIPYSDSLPSAHGGFAASEPQTLPVIFSDSAVKQLQKGQAAYHQAVISEVLAQDPRPAYKKGKTDNKQYAVHLFNYNVRFSVSFDAITVIALEPIDDESFGE; encoded by the coding sequence ATGTCTGTTTCTATCGAACCTGTTGGTGTTATTCACTCCCCTTACAAAGAAAAATTTGCGGTGCCTCGCCAACCAGGGCTAGTGCCAAGTGCGCGGGCTGAAATCGTATTACAAGGTGATGCCAACACCGCCGAAGCGGTTCGCGGCTTAGAGCAATTTAGCCATTTGTGGCTGTTGTTTTTATTTGATCAGAATCTAGAAGCGGGGTGGCGCCCAACCGTTCGACCACCTCGCCTTGGTGGTAATGAACGTATTGGCGTATTTGCTAGCCGCGCGACTTTTAGGCCCAATGGCATCGGCATGTCAGCGGTAGAGTTGAAAGGGGTACGCCAACAAAATGGCAATGTGATCATTGAATTAGGTGGCGTTGATTTGGTTGACGGTACTCCTATTGTGGATATCAAACCTTACATCCCTTACTCCGATAGCTTACCGAGTGCCCACGGAGGATTTGCAGCCTCAGAACCGCAAACTTTACCCGTCATTTTCAGTGACTCTGCAGTTAAGCAGCTACAAAAAGGCCAAGCTGCCTATCATCAAGCAGTGATCAGTGAAGTGCTGGCGCAAGATCCCCGCCCAGCTTACAAAAAAGGGAAAACTGACAATAAACAATACGCCGTACATCTGTTTAACTATAATGTCAGGTTCAGCGTGAGTTTTGACGCAATTACCGTTATTGCATTAGAGCCAATTGATGATGAATCCTTTGGCGAGTAA
- a CDS encoding zinc-dependent metalloprotease produces MKRSLVASSIISALFLAGCGADDQSYDLVERDPQQVTKRDIKTDQVYLYMPSMAKAPRYAVSMAPFMQGQEKLVRFFYTEEGLEVRQLSPDVISQAQINNNDFGRWSDIDTNLSPLLKLPGTYQDYRCKEDAYDDCTNKEEENKDDDVSWKDKKFFTPDYTKLAVLERDWDDLFTYSTGCYTAVGPARLATDWEGYELKDGALNIELEQDYQISNKWNCLVNALFQGNDGLDFNNLTFTVSNFYSFVPLDAVQSQDYEPVLYPKGDEDTFGMFASQVSRPDHLGNNTQDGNRIHYMHRFNPTQATVDYHLSDSFNVDPTTQFYKQITLDVIERINPQLTKVGVPAITLHEPSGKRSGDLRYNVINLIHEPLQNGLAGYGPSAVNPVTGEIVHAHVNQYSGVLESIAHRLWDRIAIQYNQGNVQPMPIEEGAFESTEPMTFSHSASTGQLGESSADLQGAVISNTLPPAAQMLASEPLESALKALNELNKIPQDTLTPVDLIKINELEKRLWAEHNMFPVSSLWSSTTEKMLPTMIVAGQSIDFTSEEAYVWADNEKTQLKRWDDLTIEQQTHVGRILAGIYYAKTLVHEIGHNLGLRHNFQGSNDDTNFFTKQQAHNHGLKYIPAYSSIMDYNPSMMDALPVFGLYDKAALRFAYKRQVEISTFGAKPDSSATSPEYFNLNAYDKELKTAFFAENSHLDPRLSDGVLSAAVNDAVLDDKWSDKVPGDKVLREFKYCTDGNVSLNTDCNRHDEGRNHSEINDYNWQRYYEHFPLNTQRNNRKNFDESTLSDYAIGRVNTFMNWRENIQMFDRMSQYLGWSDADRLFIAKTDPVCTGQMEIWPVSDFNFDYFCGMAQGIDELRNNLVNIVIQPDHQCEVQDTTGEISYRTLNDVIYQSTVRSQLDQGEVPRSCFHPAVESYLASQGQTVQAEAGKMLNSGKAPNVNPKFNYVGMFDYYGFWPDKFAAMAALLERDGIRRTTDRTDSALVDLPYIIPTGGNGYIRYDIFKTLLDDIALGTNNTPTLLDAELFRDRQGKAVAPQGEFTIFEVDTKVEATPYYAKNLKRFYNLPHKGEYSQIEALLKLVVQFSDSQTGYYTNGDKLAQYVSLRSSNDHVSQLETFVRQNGQSYYAGPANGLALQMIQFTNELNQLLDPSIDNSTLELKHITLTQFEDSEQQPKLLKLANRYQQVLEILPLDNR; encoded by the coding sequence ATGAAACGATCACTGGTCGCATCCAGTATTATCTCTGCGTTATTTCTCGCAGGTTGTGGTGCTGATGACCAAAGTTATGACCTTGTTGAAAGAGATCCTCAACAAGTAACTAAAAGAGATATTAAAACTGACCAAGTTTATCTTTATATGCCATCAATGGCAAAAGCACCACGTTATGCCGTTAGCATGGCGCCATTTATGCAAGGTCAAGAAAAATTGGTTCGATTTTTCTATACTGAGGAAGGTTTAGAAGTACGCCAATTAAGCCCAGATGTCATTAGCCAAGCTCAGATAAATAATAATGATTTTGGTCGTTGGTCCGATATTGACACAAACTTAAGTCCACTACTTAAACTACCAGGTACTTACCAAGATTACCGCTGTAAAGAAGATGCTTACGATGACTGTACAAATAAAGAAGAAGAAAACAAAGACGATGATGTAAGTTGGAAAGATAAAAAGTTTTTTACACCTGATTATACCAAACTTGCTGTATTAGAGCGTGATTGGGATGATTTATTTACCTATTCAACAGGGTGTTATACTGCCGTAGGACCAGCTCGACTCGCTACCGATTGGGAAGGTTATGAATTAAAAGATGGCGCACTGAATATTGAACTTGAGCAAGACTATCAAATTTCAAATAAGTGGAACTGTTTAGTTAATGCCTTATTTCAAGGCAATGACGGACTCGATTTCAATAACCTCACTTTCACGGTTTCAAACTTTTATTCATTTGTCCCTCTTGATGCAGTTCAAAGCCAAGACTATGAACCTGTGCTTTACCCTAAAGGCGATGAAGATACTTTTGGTATGTTTGCCTCGCAAGTCTCTCGTCCCGATCACTTGGGGAACAACACTCAAGATGGTAACCGCATTCATTACATGCATCGCTTCAATCCAACGCAAGCTACCGTCGATTACCACCTGTCTGATAGTTTCAATGTTGACCCAACAACCCAGTTTTATAAGCAAATTACCCTTGATGTCATTGAACGCATTAATCCACAACTAACCAAAGTTGGTGTACCAGCAATTACGCTGCACGAGCCTTCTGGTAAGCGATCAGGCGACTTACGCTACAACGTCATTAACTTAATTCACGAACCCCTACAAAATGGCTTGGCTGGCTATGGTCCATCAGCCGTCAATCCAGTTACTGGTGAGATCGTCCACGCACACGTCAACCAGTATTCAGGTGTACTAGAAAGCATTGCTCATCGCTTGTGGGATCGTATCGCGATCCAATATAACCAAGGTAATGTACAACCAATGCCAATAGAAGAAGGGGCTTTTGAATCCACTGAACCGATGACATTTTCCCATTCAGCAAGTACTGGTCAACTTGGTGAAAGCTCGGCAGATTTACAAGGCGCAGTGATATCGAATACGTTACCACCAGCAGCACAAATGCTGGCGAGCGAACCACTTGAGAGTGCATTAAAAGCACTTAATGAACTCAATAAAATTCCGCAAGATACGCTTACCCCCGTTGATTTAATCAAAATTAACGAACTCGAAAAGCGCCTGTGGGCTGAACACAATATGTTCCCAGTTTCTAGTTTATGGTCAAGCACAACAGAGAAAATGCTGCCGACTATGATAGTGGCAGGGCAATCAATCGATTTCACCTCTGAAGAGGCATATGTCTGGGCTGATAATGAAAAAACCCAACTTAAACGCTGGGACGATCTCACAATTGAGCAGCAAACACATGTTGGGCGTATCTTAGCTGGCATTTATTACGCGAAAACATTAGTCCATGAAATTGGTCACAATCTTGGGCTACGCCATAACTTCCAAGGCAGCAATGATGACACCAACTTCTTCACCAAACAGCAAGCGCATAATCACGGTTTAAAATACATTCCAGCGTATAGCTCTATCATGGATTACAACCCATCAATGATGGACGCGCTCCCTGTATTTGGCTTATACGATAAAGCCGCATTGCGTTTTGCCTATAAGCGCCAAGTTGAAATATCAACCTTCGGTGCAAAACCCGATTCATCCGCAACATCACCGGAGTACTTCAACTTAAACGCTTATGATAAAGAACTTAAAACCGCTTTCTTTGCTGAAAACTCCCACCTTGACCCACGCTTAAGCGATGGTGTTTTGAGTGCAGCCGTTAACGATGCGGTATTAGATGATAAATGGAGCGACAAAGTACCTGGTGACAAAGTGCTACGCGAATTTAAGTACTGTACCGATGGTAATGTCAGCTTAAATACCGATTGTAACCGTCATGATGAAGGACGAAACCACAGCGAAATCAACGATTACAATTGGCAGCGTTACTACGAGCACTTCCCATTAAATACGCAGCGTAATAACCGCAAAAACTTTGATGAATCAACACTTAGTGATTACGCAATAGGTCGAGTCAACACCTTCATGAACTGGCGTGAAAACATTCAGATGTTCGATCGTATGTCGCAATATCTCGGCTGGAGCGATGCAGATCGCCTATTCATCGCCAAAACAGATCCTGTCTGTACTGGTCAGATGGAAATATGGCCTGTGTCTGATTTTAATTTCGATTACTTCTGTGGCATGGCGCAAGGTATCGACGAGCTAAGAAACAACTTAGTGAATATCGTCATACAACCAGACCACCAATGTGAAGTGCAAGATACGACTGGAGAAATAAGTTATCGCACACTCAATGATGTTATCTATCAAAGCACAGTACGTAGCCAGCTAGATCAAGGGGAAGTGCCACGTAGCTGTTTCCACCCAGCCGTTGAATCATACTTAGCCAGCCAAGGACAAACAGTCCAGGCTGAAGCTGGTAAAATGCTCAACAGCGGTAAAGCACCCAACGTGAATCCGAAGTTTAACTATGTCGGCATGTTTGACTACTACGGTTTCTGGCCTGATAAGTTTGCAGCTATGGCTGCATTACTAGAGCGAGATGGTATTCGTCGTACCACTGACCGTACAGATAGCGCCTTGGTTGATTTACCTTACATTATTCCTACCGGCGGAAACGGTTACATAAGATACGATATATTTAAAACACTGCTGGACGACATTGCTTTGGGTACCAACAATACACCAACGCTCTTAGACGCCGAGTTATTTAGAGATCGTCAAGGTAAAGCTGTTGCACCACAAGGTGAGTTCACTATATTTGAAGTGGACACCAAAGTAGAAGCAACACCTTATTACGCCAAGAACCTCAAGCGTTTCTACAACTTGCCACATAAAGGTGAGTACAGCCAGATTGAAGCGTTACTCAAATTGGTCGTGCAATTCAGTGATAGCCAAACAGGCTATTACACCAACGGTGACAAATTAGCGCAGTATGTTTCACTACGTAGCAGTAACGATCATGTTAGCCAGCTAGAGACTTTTGTTCGTCAGAATGGTCAAAGTTACTATGCAGGCCCAGCGAATGGGTTAGCGCTACAGATGATTCAATTCACCAATGAATTAAACCAACTGCTAGACCCAAGTATCGATAACAGCACGCTTGAACTTAAGCACATTACATTGACTCAGTTTGAAGATTCAGAGCAACAGCCTAAACTGCTCAAACTCGCCAATCGTTATCAACAAGTATTAGAAATTCTACCGCTTGATAACCGATAA
- a CDS encoding MetQ/NlpA family lipoprotein, which yields MAFNLKNIFAVAGLASALVLTGCGEKEAAVDNTKIKVGVMAGSEAQVAEVAAKEAKDKYGLDVELITFTDYVSPNAALEEGSIDVNAFQHKPYLDQQITDRGYKFTVAGNTFVYPIAGYSNKIKSVDELQDGDQVAVPNDPTNLGRSLLLLQQQGLLTLKEGSGLAATVLDIIENPKNLKIVELEAAQLPRSLDDVKLAIINTTYASSINLTPERDGVFVEDKESPYVNLIVSRQDNVDAENVKTFVKAYQSETVYTAAKDIFQGGVVKGW from the coding sequence ATGGCGTTTAATCTAAAAAACATTTTTGCAGTCGCAGGGTTAGCATCTGCACTTGTACTAACTGGCTGTGGTGAAAAAGAAGCCGCGGTTGATAATACCAAGATTAAAGTTGGGGTAATGGCTGGATCGGAAGCGCAAGTGGCAGAAGTGGCAGCTAAAGAAGCCAAAGACAAATACGGTCTTGATGTTGAGCTGATCACCTTTACAGACTACGTGTCACCAAACGCAGCGCTTGAAGAAGGCTCAATTGATGTGAATGCGTTCCAACACAAACCTTATCTTGATCAGCAAATTACTGACCGCGGTTACAAATTCACCGTTGCTGGCAATACCTTTGTTTACCCAATCGCAGGTTACTCAAACAAGATTAAATCGGTTGATGAACTACAAGATGGCGATCAAGTCGCGGTACCTAACGATCCAACAAACCTAGGTCGCTCACTGCTGCTACTGCAACAACAAGGCTTACTGACACTGAAAGAAGGTTCAGGCCTAGCCGCAACGGTTCTTGATATTATTGAAAATCCAAAGAACCTAAAAATTGTTGAACTAGAAGCAGCTCAACTTCCTCGTTCACTGGACGACGTGAAGCTTGCCATTATCAACACGACTTACGCTAGCAGCATTAACCTAACACCTGAGCGTGACGGGGTGTTCGTTGAAGATAAAGAATCACCTTACGTAAACCTGATTGTTTCTCGCCAAGATAATGTAGACGCAGAAAACGTGAAAACATTCGTAAAAGCATACCAATCAGAAACGGTTTACACTGCAGCAAAAGACATCTTTCAAGGTGGTGTAGTGAAAGGCTGGTAA
- a CDS encoding methionine ABC transporter permease — protein sequence MLLDSITTWWQTNERLVQLLIEALGQTLTMVLASGLIGFILGIPLGVALHLTKNNGLMANPKLNKVLGIVVNIGRSIPFIILLVAIIPFTRFIVGSSIGTAAAIVPLTVGAIPFIARLVEGALLEVPTGLVEAAQAMGAKPIQIITKVLLPEALPGIINAVTITLVTLVSYSAMAGTVGGGGLGDVGIRYGYQRFDGTIMAITVIMLVILVQLIQSLGDHLVKRTDHR from the coding sequence ATGTTGCTTGATTCTATTACTACTTGGTGGCAAACCAACGAACGCTTAGTTCAACTGTTAATTGAAGCTCTTGGCCAAACATTAACTATGGTATTAGCCTCTGGGCTTATTGGGTTTATTTTGGGGATTCCGCTAGGTGTAGCACTTCACCTCACCAAAAATAACGGCCTAATGGCAAACCCAAAACTCAATAAAGTACTGGGTATTGTGGTGAACATTGGTCGCTCAATCCCATTCATTATTCTACTTGTCGCGATTATACCGTTTACCCGCTTTATTGTAGGTAGCTCGATCGGGACAGCTGCAGCCATAGTGCCACTCACCGTCGGAGCGATTCCATTTATCGCTCGCTTGGTTGAAGGGGCATTATTGGAAGTTCCAACTGGGCTAGTTGAAGCAGCGCAAGCGATGGGCGCAAAGCCAATCCAAATAATAACTAAAGTACTATTACCTGAAGCGCTGCCGGGCATCATTAACGCTGTCACTATCACCTTAGTAACACTGGTAAGTTACTCGGCAATGGCCGGAACCGTAGGTGGCGGTGGCCTAGGTGATGTGGGCATCCGTTATGGCTACCAACGCTTTGATGGCACCATCATGGCAATCACCGTCATTATGCTGGTTATCTTAGTACAACTGATCCAGTCGCTTGGTGATCACTTAGTCAAACGTACCGACCATCGCTAA
- a CDS encoding proline--tRNA ligase, producing the protein MRTSKYLLSTLKETPNDAEVISHQLMLRAGMIRKLASGLYTWLPTGLRVLRKVENIVREEINNAGAVETLMPVVQPFELWEETGRSEKMGPELLRFTDRHARPFVLSPTAEEVITSLVRNEVSSYKQLPLNLYQIQTKFRDERRPRFGVMRAREFCMMDAYSFDIDKEGLQKSYDAMHDAYCKAFDRMGLEYRPVLADSGAIGGSGSQEFHVLAESGEDLIAFSSESDYAANIEKAEALAPATEFAAPTQEMTLVDTPNAKTIAELVEQHDLAIEKTVKTLFFKASDEIEAPIVALIIRGDHELNEVKAENLKEVAAPLEMATEEEIRALIGAGPGSLGPVGLELPFIVDRTVAVMSDFGAGANVDDKHYFGINWGRDVELGQVEDLRNVVEGDPSPCGQGTLQLKRGIEVGHIFQLGTAYSEAMNCGVLDSNGKNSILEMGCYGIGVSRVVASAIEQNYDENGIIWPAAIAPFQVSIVPMNMAKSAEVKEAAEKLYADLTAAGIEVLFDDRKERPGVMFADHELIGIPHTIVIGNRSLENGEMEYKDRKDGSKVGVPVAEMVEFIKQKMA; encoded by the coding sequence ATGCGTACCAGTAAATATCTTCTTTCTACCCTGAAGGAGACTCCAAACGACGCAGAGGTTATTAGCCACCAGCTAATGCTTCGTGCAGGTATGATCCGTAAGCTGGCTTCAGGTCTTTACACTTGGCTGCCTACTGGTCTGCGTGTTTTACGTAAGGTCGAGAACATCGTTCGCGAAGAAATCAACAATGCCGGTGCAGTTGAAACTTTGATGCCCGTTGTTCAGCCGTTTGAACTTTGGGAAGAAACAGGTCGCTCTGAAAAGATGGGTCCTGAACTACTTCGCTTTACTGACCGTCACGCTCGTCCGTTTGTACTTAGCCCAACAGCCGAAGAGGTTATTACTAGCCTTGTGCGTAACGAAGTAAGCTCTTACAAGCAGCTTCCGCTAAATCTGTACCAAATTCAGACTAAATTCCGTGACGAACGCCGCCCTCGTTTTGGCGTAATGCGTGCACGTGAATTCTGCATGATGGACGCTTACAGCTTCGACATCGACAAAGAAGGCCTGCAAAAGTCTTACGATGCAATGCACGATGCTTACTGTAAAGCATTCGACCGTATGGGTCTTGAGTACCGTCCAGTACTGGCTGACTCTGGCGCTATCGGCGGCAGTGGTTCTCAGGAGTTCCACGTACTGGCTGAAAGTGGCGAAGATTTAATCGCATTCTCTTCAGAGTCTGATTACGCAGCAAACATCGAAAAAGCAGAAGCACTAGCACCTGCTACTGAGTTTGCAGCACCAACGCAAGAAATGACGCTGGTTGATACGCCAAACGCAAAAACAATTGCTGAGCTTGTTGAGCAGCACGATTTGGCTATTGAGAAAACAGTTAAGACACTATTCTTCAAAGCATCTGACGAAATCGAAGCTCCAATCGTTGCGCTTATCATCCGTGGTGACCACGAGCTTAACGAAGTGAAAGCGGAAAACTTAAAAGAAGTTGCTGCTCCACTAGAGATGGCAACAGAAGAAGAGATTCGCGCACTGATCGGCGCAGGCCCTGGCTCACTAGGCCCTGTTGGCCTTGAACTACCATTCATCGTTGACCGCACGGTTGCAGTAATGAGCGACTTTGGCGCTGGCGCTAACGTTGACGATAAGCACTACTTCGGTATCAACTGGGGTCGTGACGTTGAACTTGGTCAAGTTGAAGATCTACGTAACGTTGTTGAAGGCGATCCAAGCCCATGTGGTCAAGGTACTCTACAACTAAAACGTGGTATCGAAGTGGGTCACATCTTCCAATTAGGTACTGCCTACTCAGAAGCAATGAACTGTGGCGTACTTGACTCTAACGGTAAAAACTCAATTCTAGAAATGGGTTGTTACGGTATTGGTGTGTCACGTGTTGTTGCATCAGCTATTGAACAAAACTACGACGAAAACGGCATCATCTGGCCAGCAGCTATTGCACCTTTCCAAGTGTCTATCGTACCGATGAACATGGCGAAGTCTGCAGAAGTTAAAGAAGCCGCTGAGAAGCTATACGCTGACCTGACTGCTGCTGGTATCGAAGTATTATTCGATGACCGTAAAGAGCGCCCTGGTGTTATGTTTGCAGATCACGAACTGATCGGTATCCCTCACACTATCGTTATCGGTAACCGTAGCCTTGAAAATGGCGAGATGGAATACAAAGACCGTAAAGACGGCAGCAAGGTCGGTGTACCTGTTGCTGAGATGGTTGAGTTTATTAAGCAAAAAATGGCTTAA
- a CDS encoding patatin-like phospholipase family protein: MAKDKPKISLLLSGGGARAAYQVGVLKAISEWYPRVHHSPFSIYCGTSAGAINATSIACYASCFRLGVKKLEWIWGRLHSRRIFKSSPLGMTGYLAHQWYARMQAQHHERPPFGLLNNRPLRELLNQVHNYDRLEKQIMAGNLEGLSITASSYKSGLSVSFFQGQSHLSEWDRAKSKGRRAMLNTDHLMASAAIPLVFPASRIGRHYYGDGSIHQLAPLRPSLKMGADKILIINLINQKIEPSEHIQTPGLATLGGHLMDTIFSDTLTADLEHLDRTNRLLQTLPTTARENLNMKVVDHIHLFPSQSFEPLAQDNYCYLPPMTRALMRMIGISPQDDAAITSYILFEPGYIKSLIQLGYEDALRQEGELRNFLK, translated from the coding sequence ATGGCAAAGGATAAGCCTAAAATCAGTTTATTACTCAGTGGTGGCGGTGCGCGCGCAGCGTATCAAGTGGGTGTACTCAAAGCCATTTCAGAATGGTATCCACGGGTACATCACAGCCCTTTTTCTATTTACTGTGGTACTTCCGCAGGAGCTATCAACGCCACCTCTATCGCCTGCTACGCGTCCTGTTTTCGCCTTGGTGTGAAGAAACTAGAATGGATTTGGGGGCGACTCCACAGCCGTAGAATTTTTAAATCCAGTCCATTAGGCATGACGGGCTATTTAGCCCACCAGTGGTACGCCCGGATGCAAGCTCAGCACCACGAAAGACCACCATTTGGTTTACTTAATAATCGTCCATTGCGCGAATTGCTCAACCAAGTCCACAATTACGATCGACTTGAAAAACAGATCATGGCTGGCAACTTAGAGGGACTATCCATTACGGCCTCAAGTTACAAAAGCGGTTTATCAGTGAGCTTCTTTCAAGGCCAATCCCACCTATCTGAGTGGGATCGCGCTAAGTCTAAAGGCCGCCGCGCTATGCTCAATACCGATCACTTAATGGCATCTGCCGCTATTCCTTTAGTTTTCCCCGCCAGTCGTATCGGTCGCCATTATTATGGGGATGGTTCTATTCACCAATTAGCCCCATTACGCCCTTCACTCAAAATGGGCGCTGACAAAATTCTGATCATTAACTTAATCAACCAGAAAATTGAACCGTCTGAGCATATTCAAACACCAGGGTTAGCAACCTTAGGTGGCCATTTAATGGATACGATTTTCAGCGATACATTAACCGCTGATTTAGAGCATCTCGATCGAACTAATCGCTTATTACAAACCTTACCTACGACTGCACGAGAAAATCTCAATATGAAGGTAGTCGATCATATTCACCTTTTCCCAAGCCAGTCTTTTGAGCCACTCGCGCAAGATAATTACTGCTATCTGCCACCAATGACACGGGCATTAATGAGAATGATAGGGATCAGCCCACAAGACGATGCTGCCATTACGAGCTATATATTGTTTGAGCCAGGTTACATCAAGTCACTCATACAGCTCGGATATGAAGATGCACTTCGACAAGAAGGCGAACTCAGAAACTTTTTAAAATAG
- the gmhB gene encoding D-glycero-beta-D-manno-heptose 1,7-bisphosphate 7-phosphatase — MAKPAVFIDRDGVINVDRGYVHTVDDFEYIEGVFESCKKLKEMGYMLVLVTNQAGIARGMYTEDEFLSLTEWMDWNFVDHDVEFDGIYYCPHHPTEGQGDYLQACECRKPNPGMFISARDFLKIDMENSIMIGDKTDDMKAAQAANVGSKVLVRTGKPVTEEGESLASVVLDSIADVPAWVAAK; from the coding sequence TTGGCCAAACCAGCAGTTTTTATCGATCGTGATGGTGTTATTAATGTTGACCGCGGTTATGTTCATACTGTAGATGACTTTGAATACATCGAAGGTGTCTTTGAATCATGTAAGAAATTAAAAGAAATGGGCTACATGTTAGTACTTGTGACGAACCAAGCTGGTATCGCACGTGGTATGTACACTGAAGATGAATTTCTTTCTTTAACAGAGTGGATGGATTGGAACTTTGTTGATCATGATGTTGAGTTTGATGGGATTTATTACTGTCCGCATCACCCAACGGAAGGCCAAGGTGATTACTTACAAGCTTGTGAATGTCGTAAACCTAATCCAGGTATGTTCATCTCAGCGCGTGATTTCCTAAAAATTGATATGGAAAACTCCATTATGATCGGTGATAAAACCGATGATATGAAAGCGGCGCAAGCGGCCAATGTCGGTTCGAAAGTTTTAGTTCGTACTGGTAAGCCAGTGACAGAAGAAGGTGAAAGCCTTGCATCCGTTGTGCTAGATAGCATCGCAGATGTGCCTGCATGGGTTGCTGCGAAGTAA
- the ykgO gene encoding type B 50S ribosomal protein L36: MKVLSSLKSAKMRHRDCQIVKRKGRVYVICKSNPRFKAVQGSGGKKK, translated from the coding sequence ATGAAAGTATTAAGTTCGTTAAAAAGTGCCAAGATGCGTCACCGTGATTGCCAAATCGTAAAACGCAAAGGCCGTGTCTATGTGATCTGCAAATCGAACCCTCGATTTAAAGCGGTGCAGGGCAGTGGCGGTAAGAAGAAATAG
- the metN gene encoding methionine ABC transporter ATP-binding protein MetN, with the protein MIEINRVDKVFYQGELEIHALRDINLTIEQGTIFGVIGSSGAGKSTLIRCVNLLERPSRGQVIVDGVDLTQLSNQELTLARRKIGMIFQHFNLLSSRTVFDNVALPLELANKSKTDIKAKVTELLQLVGLSDKHNSYPANLSGGQKQRVAIARALASEPKVLLCDEATSALDPATTQSILELLKEINRKLNLTILLITHEMDVVKNICSKVAIIGDGELVEKGPVGDIFAHPKTELAREFIRSTLDLSIPEDYKARMTAERIENSYPLIRLEFTGASVDAPLISQVAREFNIDISILSSDMDYAGGVKFGLMLAEFYGTEQAAENAVAFLRDHKVNVEVLGYVA; encoded by the coding sequence ATGATAGAAATAAATAGAGTAGACAAAGTGTTTTATCAGGGAGAGTTAGAAATACATGCTCTGCGTGATATCAACCTTACCATTGAACAAGGTACTATTTTCGGTGTTATTGGCTCATCGGGTGCTGGTAAAAGTACCCTGATCCGTTGTGTCAATTTGCTAGAACGCCCTAGTCGCGGCCAAGTGATTGTCGATGGCGTTGACCTAACTCAGCTATCCAATCAAGAATTAACCCTTGCTCGCCGCAAAATCGGCATGATCTTCCAGCATTTCAACCTACTTTCTTCTCGTACCGTTTTTGATAATGTAGCCCTGCCCCTTGAGCTCGCGAATAAATCAAAAACAGACATAAAAGCCAAAGTGACAGAACTACTTCAATTGGTTGGGCTGTCAGACAAACACAACAGCTACCCCGCTAATTTAAGTGGCGGCCAGAAACAACGTGTTGCCATTGCGCGCGCACTGGCTTCTGAGCCCAAAGTTCTACTGTGTGATGAAGCCACCAGCGCATTAGACCCAGCAACGACCCAGTCGATCTTAGAACTACTAAAAGAGATTAACCGTAAACTAAACCTCACCATTTTATTGATCACTCACGAAATGGATGTGGTTAAAAACATCTGTTCTAAAGTCGCCATCATTGGCGATGGTGAGCTAGTAGAAAAAGGCCCAGTCGGCGATATTTTTGCCCACCCAAAAACAGAACTCGCGCGGGAGTTTATTCGCTCAACATTGGATCTCTCTATTCCAGAAGATTACAAAGCGCGGATGACAGCGGAACGCATTGAAAACAGTTACCCTCTCATCCGCTTAGAATTCACAGGCGCTTCTGTTGACGCTCCGCTGATCAGCCAAGTAGCACGTGAGTTCAATATTGATATCAGTATCTTAAGCTCAGATATGGACTACGCTGGCGGTGTGAAATTTGGCCTGATGTTGGCTGAGTTTTATGGTACGGAACAAGCAGCCGAAAATGCGGTTGCCTTCCTTCGCGATCACAAAGTTAACGTAGAGGTACTAGGTTATGTTGCTTGA